A stretch of DNA from Triticum dicoccoides isolate Atlit2015 ecotype Zavitan chromosome 2A, WEW_v2.0, whole genome shotgun sequence:
CTCCACCACATTTATGTACATTTTGATTATTCGAACGGGCCAAATTATTAGTGGGCCCGCTCACTGAGCGATCCATGTTTACAAATCCTTGCGGAGGTATATGTTGGGCCCACTTCTCGCTGCGAACGAACTTAGACTTGCTTGCCGTCCTCTGCCTTTCACGAGACCCCTGTATGACGCCCGCGAGCGTCAGGTTGTTGAGCCTTCTCTGAAGAGAACCACGAACGGGCCGGCCCAGTTGGAGCTAGCGGAATCCAGGCGTGTGAAAAAACTTCGCCAGAAAATTGTTGCACGACTCAAACTCGCGATCTCCCGCTAGCCAACAAACCTGACGTGTTCTAGTGTTAGATTTGCGGCGCCCGACTTTAAGAACCAATTTGCATTGGCTGACAAGTAAAACTACCATGTACAACggcagatccatttatttttttcaaacttttcAACATTTTTTGGAAAAAAATGAACAATTTCCTTCAAAAATTAATAACGCTTGAAAATCCTGAACAGATTTAGAGATTTGATCAAACTTTTAAAAACATCAACATTTATTGAAAGCATGAACAAAAAATTCGAAATTTCAAATGATGAACCATTTTTAAATATACATTGCACATTTTGTGATATGCGCTGAACAGTTTTTAAATACAGACTGAACATTTTTTGATATACGCTGAACAAATATTAaacacacattgaacatttttgagaTATACGTTGTACGCTGAGCAATGTttaaatatacattgaacatttttgtgaatATATGTTGAACAATTTGAAAAAAACGcaacgaacattttctgaaatatacGAGGaacattttcatatataaatatgcAATGAACTGTGTATAATACACGGAAAAGAAACAAAAAGacggaaaaaagaagaaagaagaaagagaaacagaaaaaaagaaacgaaagaaacaggaaaaagaagaagaaaaacatcaCGACCCTTGGCGGGCCCAAATGGGGCATCGGGTCCTTTTGACGCCTGCGGGCGTGAAATAGGATCTGCCGCCTTTCACTGTCGGTGATGCTGATTCTGGTGTTCCGTTGCGGTATTGTGGACCTTGCAGTGCTGGTCTGTCTGACTGTCTCCGTCGAGCCCAGATGAGACGCAGACCAGCCTGATGCATGCACGGAAGCACCGAtttacttgcctctgcagtctGCACCTTACAATAATTATGGACCCCACCAGCTGCATTTCCCTATTTCGTCTCAAGAACTTCCTGTTGGATGGCCAGGCAGAGGCAGGCCAGCCATTTGTTTTGATACAGCAGTAGCATGGTTACGGAGACAGTTACGTTATGGTGCCCTGTGCGCTTGTCTCCCAGGAGGCTATTGCCTGCCAGGAAATGTCTCCAAAATAGTTCCAAGATTTCCAAGAATGAAATGTCTGCTCCTACCCTTACTTTTTTGGTCAATGTAAGTCGCAGAAAAAAGGAATGTAAAAGTAGTATAGTCTGTAGCAAATATTGCGCAGCAGGTATTTGGCGGAGGCAGGGGGGTGCCAGCAGGGGCCCCGgccaggccaacaagcagaattttCCACTACACAAGTGATTACCTGCTGCTAATTCTGTGTATTATCATGGTTTTCTTGGCTTTGGCCCTTCCCAACAAGACTTAACATCAAGTTGGCCCCCCTATTAAGTTTTCCTGCCTCCGCCACTGTATTTAGCCAGCTCGACAAGACCATCAAGCATTTGGGCAGCCGCTGTACGGATAAGGGCACATGGGTAGCAGATAGGGCGGTTCGTCGGGGTAGACACAGCATGTGCTACGTGGTAGACTGGTACTAGCTGACTATGGCAATCGATTTAAAAGCCTTAGATTTGCCGGAACCAGCTGTCACAACCAAATTATATGATCATGATGATGCTGGCGTGGATCTGCACATGGACAAGCGAAACCTTTTCCGCGGCCAGCAGAACGATCAAGCTCCGTCCAGGTAGCGCCCCGTGTACTTTGGAAACCAAAAAACCCGATCCATGCCGTACTATGTCCTGCACGGCCACTGACGGACCCGTTCAACCCGCGGCACAGTTCGCCCTCGCCCCTCCCGGGTTCCGGCAACGTCGCCGTCAACCGGCGGTGAAAGAGAGAGGGCGACCCGGAGCCCGACATAGACGAAGCAGAATAATCGATCACCGGCGACGCGGCACGGCGGACGCGAGCCGAGTCCACTGCCCTGCCCACCACTGCCGGCTGCCGTCCCCGCGGCGGAGAACGAGTCCGGAGTCCGGACTCCTCCGTGCCAGACACAGACCGCCCGGGAACAAAACGAGCGCACTACAAACCCTGCCCACGCGGCCGTAGAAAATCCACCCCCGTTCCCGCACAGGCCAGACCTGGCTGATTGACTTTTCGGTCCCGGCCGAGCGAGCTCACACACCCACACACGCTCCGCACCCCGTCTGCCTCACATGTGGAACCGCCCCCACCCCCTCTCACACTCCCGTCCCGGCGCCCTCTCCCCACTCCTCCGCGTCCTCCCCCGCGCCGTCgccgggccgccgccgccgtccgagcACGACCGGATCCGGGTGGCGCCGCCTCCGCGGATGGACGCCACCTCGCCGTCGGGGCGCCCCACCACGCCTCGGCGGCAGCTGCAGCTGCAGGGCCCGCGCCCGCCGCGGCTCAGCGTGCGCCCCGAGTCTCACGCCATCAAGAAGCCGTCCGGGGCGCCGCCGCAGGCCCAGGGGCAGGGCCACGCCCGGCGGGAGGAGAAGCAGCAAGGCCAGCCGCCGCGGGAGCCGGTGATCATCTACGACGCGTCGCCCAAGATCATCCACACCAAGCCCAGCGAGTTCATGGCGCTCGTGCAGCGTCTCACCGGCCCCGGCTCTGGCGCGCTCCCCTCCGAGGCCCAGACCCAGGACTACCAGATGGACGAGGCCGTGCCGGGGCAGTCCTTCCTGCCGCCGGAGCTTCTCCTCTCGCCGTCCGCCGCGATGTCCCCGGCCGCGAGGCTGGCTACCATCGAGCGGTCCGTCCGGCCGATGCCCGCGCCGACGCCGGATTACGTCGACTTCAATAACTACAGATTCGACGACGGCGGCCTCGCGGCGGTTCTCGGCGCGGGTAGGCCAGGGCCCGGCATCCTCTCCCCTTTGCCGTCGTCCCTGCCGCCAGCCGCGGCGTCCGTGCTGTTCTCGCCGCTGCCGTTCGACCCGAACGGCCTCAGCTGGCTGAACGAGCTGAGCCCCATCCTCCGAGCGGCGTCCACCGGCGCCGGCTCCtcaggcagcggcagcggcggcggcgggactaGCAACGGCGGCGCCTACCGGCAACCACAATCCTACTACTCCGACCCCTTCGTCCCGAGCCCCCGCAACCTCCTTGCCACGCCCACCGTGCCGTCGCCGCGAACCTTCGCGGAGCTCATGAGCAACCTGCCAGATCTCTAGGCCGCCGCCTCCGTCAAAGACGGCACCAGCGGCCgaaatttcttttttttttcttttttgcttctccaTTTTTGGGGGGTTAGGCGCAGCCCGGTGTGGTGGGCCCCCGTAGTGATGACAGGTTAATTAGCGAAAAATTATCCTCTGGGTTTTATTAATTCTTGCTGGGCAACCACTTGCCCACTAGGCAGCGAGGAAAGGGACTAGGCAGCGAGgaaagggggaggaaggggaggagaaAGCAATGCCTAAAGTCAGCAGTGGTAGCCGAGGAAATGATTGTTTGATAATGCACCATGACTTTATTCTTTTACCCTGGTGAATTACTCCACTGATGATGCGTTCTTGATTAGGTCATGCTGACTTTTGTACTATTACTCTTGACAACTGTAGAATAAAGTGGCGATCCGATGTTCATCGGGATGATAGGGGAAGAAAACTCTGTTTGGGTGTGGTACGGATATAGAAAGCACTTGCAGTGCATGCAGCGTTGTGAGGGGGAGGCTTCGCTGCGTCGCTCGCACGTGCTCTGGCCAAGATTCGGCTAACAGGGGGGAGGAATGTGGAGCTGGATCTGCTTGTGGAGTGTACCACGCGCGCTCTCGTGTATCGCGATCATGCATTGCATGCCGCCCAATCGATTCCGTTGCTCAGGTTCGTGCCAACCGCCGACGTCGAGCTCCATTTGATTTGAGCATACCACACGGACCCACCCCAACTGTCCGGTCATGGTGCATGCACCAGGGAATTCTTTGGGTGTTCTCCAGTTTTGGATTAGTTCTAGGGTCTATCTATGAAATATGAATGCACTTCTAGAGTAAACTTAACCGGTTTGTTAATTACAGTAATATAAGGGCATGTATAATAatggcatatggatacatatgtctcatgacaaaaagtaatttgaggTATCTACATTAATTTTTTCTTTCCAATGCAAGCTATCACTAGTAGGCctcattaaaaaaatagaaaataaagactgtagtacacatgcatctctacttttcactcCAACCTTTTCAGCCTTTGTCACCGGATCATattttttc
This window harbors:
- the LOC119355127 gene encoding forkhead box protein C1-like, which encodes MWNRPHPLSHSRPGALSPLLRVLPRAVAGPPPPSEHDRIRVAPPPRMDATSPSGRPTTPRRQLQLQGPRPPRLSVRPESHAIKKPSGAPPQAQGQGHARREEKQQGQPPREPVIIYDASPKIIHTKPSEFMALVQRLTGPGSGALPSEAQTQDYQMDEAVPGQSFLPPELLLSPSAAMSPAARLATIERSVRPMPAPTPDYVDFNNYRFDDGGLAAVLGAGRPGPGILSPLPSSLPPAAASVLFSPLPFDPNGLSWLNELSPILRAASTGAGSSGSGSGGGGTSNGGAYRQPQSYYSDPFVPSPRNLLATPTVPSPRTFAELMSNLPDL